A single region of the bacterium genome encodes:
- a CDS encoding undecaprenyl/decaprenyl-phosphate alpha-N-acetylglucosaminyl 1-phosphate transferase gives MATPLISFATAFLLSLALTYKVRGWAPRLGLVDMPDGVRRVHDRPMPRAGGVAVYAAVALVLAVAWAAGGLPGYPEASGAGLVLKLMAGGAGMFLLGLWDDARQLPARVKLAGQVLVAVAAYVSGIRIDTLSLLGGPLPEWLSLGVTVFWLVGITNAFNLIDGSDGVAAGSAIFAALAVAAVLALGGDPWGTTVALTLAGAALGFLFFNFPPASIFLGDSGSLFLGFMLGALGVITSQKAPTALAVLIPVISFGVPILDTLLAVVRRFLRAEPLFKADRRHIHHRLRELGHSPRKVALLVYMVSALFALLSLLLVRPGGHMQAAVFVVLGLVVLIGVQRLDVPELLELRRLVHRGLHPRRVIARNVRIREAVDALGRARSGAEVVAALEHALAAGEFVRAELWLPERLGRVLADARAVQRAHAGYRWAWAAADRPSDELWELRLPFRGADGLDAGQLCLWQRVQDEHPLADVRLIATQLQPALVRALGRIGDQGAVPALSPAPRVAMAVAGGDRARLP, from the coding sequence ATGGCCACACCACTGATCTCGTTCGCCACGGCGTTCCTGCTGTCGCTCGCGCTAACGTACAAGGTCCGCGGCTGGGCCCCGCGGCTCGGCCTGGTGGACATGCCCGACGGCGTGCGGCGCGTGCACGACCGGCCGATGCCGCGCGCCGGCGGGGTGGCGGTCTACGCGGCTGTGGCGCTCGTGCTCGCGGTGGCCTGGGCGGCCGGCGGGCTGCCGGGCTACCCCGAGGCGAGCGGCGCGGGCCTGGTATTGAAGCTGATGGCGGGCGGCGCGGGCATGTTCCTGCTCGGCCTGTGGGATGACGCGCGCCAGTTGCCGGCGCGGGTGAAGCTGGCCGGGCAGGTGCTGGTCGCCGTGGCCGCCTACGTGTCAGGCATCCGGATCGACACGCTGAGCCTGCTCGGCGGACCGCTTCCGGAATGGCTCAGTCTGGGCGTGACCGTCTTCTGGCTCGTCGGCATTACCAATGCGTTCAACCTGATCGACGGCAGCGACGGCGTGGCGGCCGGCTCGGCGATCTTCGCTGCGCTCGCGGTGGCAGCCGTGCTCGCGCTCGGCGGCGACCCGTGGGGCACGACGGTCGCGCTCACGCTGGCCGGCGCGGCGCTGGGGTTCCTGTTCTTCAATTTCCCGCCCGCCTCGATCTTCCTGGGCGACAGCGGCAGCCTGTTCCTGGGCTTCATGCTGGGCGCGCTGGGCGTGATCACGTCGCAGAAGGCGCCGACCGCGCTCGCGGTGTTGATCCCGGTCATCTCGTTCGGCGTGCCGATCCTCGACACGTTGCTCGCGGTCGTGCGGCGGTTCCTGCGTGCCGAGCCGTTGTTCAAAGCGGACCGCAGGCACATCCACCACCGGCTGCGCGAGCTCGGCCACTCGCCGCGCAAGGTCGCGCTGCTCGTCTACATGGTGTCGGCGCTCTTCGCGCTGCTCTCGCTGCTGCTGGTCCGGCCGGGCGGCCACATGCAGGCGGCGGTGTTCGTGGTGCTGGGCCTGGTCGTCCTGATCGGCGTGCAGCGTCTGGACGTCCCCGAGCTGCTCGAGCTGCGGCGTCTCGTGCACCGCGGGCTGCACCCGCGCCGTGTGATCGCGCGCAACGTGCGGATCCGCGAGGCCGTGGATGCGCTCGGTCGGGCGAGGTCCGGCGCGGAGGTGGTGGCGGCGCTCGAGCATGCGCTGGCGGCCGGCGAGTTCGTGCGGGCGGAGCTGTGGCTGCCCGAGCGCCTGGGGCGGGTCCTGGCGGACGCCCGCGCGGTCCAGCGCGCGCACGCCGGCTACCGCTGGGCCTGGGCCGCCGCCGATCGGCCATCCGACGAGCTGTGGGAGCTGCGTCTCCCGTTCCGCGGCGCGGACGGCCTGGACGCGGGGCAGCTCTGCCTGTGGCAGCGCGTCCAGGACGAGCATCCGCTGGCGGATGTCCGGCTGATCGCGACGCAGCTCCAGCCGGCCCTGGTGCGCGCGTTGGGCAGGATCGGCGATCAGGGAGCCGTGCCTGCGTTGTCGCCAGCGCCCCGCGTGGCGATGGCGGTGGCGGGTGGCGATCGGGCGCGGCTGCCTTGA